In the genome of Brachionichthys hirsutus isolate HB-005 chromosome 23, CSIRO-AGI_Bhir_v1, whole genome shotgun sequence, one region contains:
- the LOC137911724 gene encoding apolipoprotein L6-like, translated as MSEATKAEWASAQIDGGGDQEDGEEDGDTDSLMEWWYTVEQWDEVPSDEEDDGPIQKDSESFTILADKIVRGLRVFNKVFTERAEVLWQYIIALHAIADDIANFHQKALVAGITGGTTTAVGGATAIAGLALAPFTLGFSLILTAVGVGVATAGGITSASAAISDSVHNMQDSKKVELILLEYEAHLLDMGKILHFVNQGLYKIRGHPFLRSGTQHYSEDWEIRRAVQIISLVDSPVMRATEITDSDVASVQGLFKGMDQYFTKESRELKKGCNKEVVSRIKLVANTLNNGIVGLNAIRDELQDATGSM; from the exons ATGTCAGAAGCTACCAAG GCGGAGTGGGCGTCGGCTCAGATAGACGGGGGAGGAGATcaggaggacggcgaggaggacggg GACACGGACAGCCTGATGGAATGGTGGTACACCGTGGAAC AATGGGACGAGGTCCCGTCGGATGAAGAGGACGACGGCCCAATTCAGAAAGACAGCGA GTCATTCACCATCTTGGCGGACAAGATTGTCCGCGGCCTGCGCGTCTTCAACAAGGTCTTCACGGAGCGGGCCGAGGTCCTGTGGCAGTACATCATCGCGCTCCACGCCATCGCCGACGACATCGCCAATTTCCACCAGAAGGCCCTTGTCGCCGGCATCACCGGCGGCACCACCACGGCTGTGGGCGGCGCGACGGCCATTGCCGGTTTGGCCTTGGCTCCCTTTACGTTGGGTTTCTCCCTGATATTGACCGCCGTCGGCGTGGGAGTGGCGACGGCCGGTGGCATCACGTCAGCCTCCGCCGCCATCTCGGACAGCGTTCACAACATGCAGGACAGCAAGAAG GTGGAGCTGATCCTGCTGGAGTATGAAGCGCACCTCCTGGACATGGGGAAGATCCTCCACTTCGTCAATCAGGGTTTGTACAAGATCCGCGGCCATCCCTTTCTCCGAAGTGGAACCCAGCACTACTCGGAGGACTGGGAGATCCGCAGGGCCGTCCAGATCATCAGCCTGGTGGACTCGCCTGTGATGAGAGCGACGGAAATAACGGACTCGGACGTGGCCTCGGTCCAGGGACTCTTCAAGGGGATGGACCAGTACTTCACCAAGGAGTCCCGGGAGCTGAAGAAAGGCTGCAACAAGGAGGTGGTGAGTCGGATAAAGCTGGTGGCAAATACGCTCAATAACGGGATAGTGGGGCTCAACGCCATCAGAGACGAGCTGCAGGACGCAACCGGAAGCATGTGA
- the LOC137911725 gene encoding uncharacterized protein encodes MNIFRRDKGAAPSPSVPPRHGKAELDRPVTHGKNTQDAGTAPQKNESAGETDPTARRTGVMGVMQKVNPFKSASQSPAAVSKAPSSESLEPGTESAKNPGGLRGVMQKVNPFKSQVNPSTVPPRVTMASKAPSTEPLEQGGVSVAPPETGRDAQGKQDTQPLQSELSSSSASLVDNNNLPEKQEDAIPSGRSSSSESVDDSAIERHSIWYVDADAASEAEGPPAEAPKRRTAEVVALQMLPLADVPAPTGGTAEDPLEDEEGLLAWWRTVEGWGEWNQAVQDDEPEEVVEDAADRVFMAARLFVRLFNRGGASLQKRILDLLELADAADNFHKKTITASVGGGVASIAGSVTTITGLILAPFTAGTSLIVTAVGIGIATAGGVASASANITDTVHSKTDRKKVEKMIQDYEEEVNDIRKCLVFMQEGMDVLEEWNFEKYAESISKKHLNQNMKHVMKEGGRAGKALVINTETLIGTIQVLGVAGGAAKAAQVMSITTGVMSGLFLALDVFFLAKDSMELKKGAKTDFAAKIREVCKDLQDGLLELNRIKEELQKTMDGVEVEVDEEEEDVEVLKSDLKKLIELEE; translated from the exons atGAATATCTTCAGGAGAGATAAAGGAGCAGCCCCGTCTCCGTCGGTCCCTCCTCGGCACGGCAAAGCG GAACTAGACCGCCCCGTCACACATGGCAAGAACACGCAGGACGCGGGAACGGCCCCACAG AAAAACGAGTCCGCGGGTGAGACCGACCCAACGGCCAGG CGGACGGGGGTGATGGGCGTGATGCAGAAGGTCAACCCGTTTAAATCCGCCTCGCAG AGCCCCGCCGCGGTCAGCAAGGCCCCGTCCTCGGAGTCGCTGGAACCTGGAACGGAGTCCGCAAAG AACCCTGGCGGGCTGAGAGGGGTCATGCAGAAGGTGAACCCGTTCAAGTCCCAGGTAAACCCCAGCACCGTGCCCCCACGTGTCACCATG GCCTCCAAAGCGCCGTCGACCGAGCCTCTGGAACAGGGAGGCGTTTCCGTGGCTCCACCTGAGACGGGAAGAGACGCTCAAGGCAAACAG gaTACGCAGCCTCTGCAGAGCGaactctcctccagcagcgcgAGCTTGGTAGACAATAACAACTTACCTGAGAAGCAG GAGGACGCCATTCCCAGTGGACGCTCCTCCAGCTCAGAAAGCGTGGACGATAGCGCCATCGAGAGACAC TCTATTTGGTACGTGGACGCCGACGCCGCCAGCGAGGCGGAGGGCCCGCCGGCGGAGGCGCCCAAGAGAAGAACTGCC GAAGTCGTGGCACTCCAGATGCTGCCGCTGGCGGACGTTCCGGCGCCCACCGGAGGAACAGCGGAGGACCCGCTGGAG gATGAGGAAGGCCTTTTAGCCTGGTGGAGAACGGTAGAAG GCTGGGGCGAGTGGAACCAGGCGGTGCAGGACGATGAACCTGAAGA aGTAGTCGAAGACGCCGCCGACCGCGTCTTCATGGCGGCTCGGCTCTTCGTCCGCCTCTTCAACCGGGGCGGCGCCTCGCTCCAGAAGCGCATCCTGGACTTGCTCGAATTGGCCGACGCGGCCGACAATTTCCACAAGAAGACCATCACGGCCAGCGTCGGCGGCGGCGTGGCCAGCATCGCCGGGTCGGTCACCACCATCACCGGGCTCATCCTGGCGCCCTTCACGGCGGGGACGTCGCTCATCGTCACGGCCGTCGGCATCGGCATAGCGACGGCGGGCGGGGTGGCGTCCGCGTCGGCCAACATCACCGACACGGTCCACTCGAAGACGGACCGCAAGAAGGTGGAGAAGATGATCCAAGACTACGAGGAAGAGGTGAATGACATCAGGAAGTGCCTGGTCTTCATGCAG GAAGGGATGGACGTGCTGGAAGAGTGGAACTTTGAGAAGTACGCCGAGAGCATCTCGAAGAAGCACCTCAACCAGAACATGAAGCACGTGATGAAGGAGGGCGGCCGCGCCGGGAAGGCTTTGGTGATCAACACGGAGACGCTGATCGGCACCATTCAGGTGCTCGGCGTGGCCGGAGGCGCCGCCAAGGCGGCCCAGGTGATGAGCATCACCACGGGGGTGATGTCCGGACTCTTCCTGGCGCTCGACGTCTTTTTCCTGGCCAAAGACTCCATGGAGCTGAAAAAGGGCGCAAAGACCGACTTTGCCGCCAAGATCCGGGAAGTCTGCAAGGACCTGCAGGACGGCCTGCTGGAACTGAACCGCATCAAGGAAGAGCTCCAGAAAACCATGGACGGAGTCGAGGTGGAGgtagacgaggaggaagaggacgtaGAGGTGTTGAAGTCTGATCTGAAGAAGCTCATCGAGCTGGAAGAGTGA